One genomic window of Medicago truncatula cultivar Jemalong A17 chromosome 1, MtrunA17r5.0-ANR, whole genome shotgun sequence includes the following:
- the LOC11438229 gene encoding caffeoylshikimate esterase, with protein sequence MELSMTTTLRFGSQNHFPLPLHNYPISNTKTTLRVSAKKKSTIEGISDELNSIASLNLDHAPSRRHVRQAFTHLHQQLDHILFKTAPAGIITQEWYERNSRGLEIFCKSWMPEHGVPIKGALFFCHGYGSTCTFFFEGIARRIAASGFGVYAMDFPGFGLSEGLHGYIPSFDDLVDDVIEYYTKIKARPEARDLPQFIFGQSMGGAIALKAHLKEPNVWDGVILVAPMCKISEGMLPPTTILKALTLLSKMMPKAKLFPYKDLSELIFREPGKRKLAVYNVISYDDQTRLRTGMELLSATQDIESQLEKVSAPLLILHGAEDKVTDPLVSQFLYEKASSKDKTLKIYEGGYHGILEGEPDERISSVHNDIISWLDNRCSR encoded by the exons ATGGAGCTATCTATGACAACGACACTCCGATTTGGATCACAAAACCACTTCCCTCTTCCCTTACACAATTATCCAAtatcaaatacaaaaacaaCGCTGAGAGTGAGTGCAAAGAAAAAATCAACCATTGAAGGTATCAGCGATGAATTGAATTCCATAGCTTCTCTTAACCTTGATCATGCACCTTCTCGTAGACATGTTCGACAAGCCTTCACTCATTTGCATCAGCAACTTGATCATATCTTATTCAAG ACTGCACCTGCTGGCATCATAACTCAAGAA TGGTATGAAAGGAATTCAAGGGGATTGGAGATTTTCTGCAAAAGCTGGATGCCAGAACATGGCGTTCCAATTAAAGGGGCTTTGTTTTTCTGTCATGGATATGGCAGTACTTGCACTTTCTTCTTTGAAG GTATTGCAAGGAGAATTGCTGCTTCTGGGTTTGGTGTTTATGCAATGGATTTTCCGGGTTTTGGTTTATCTGAAGGATTACATGGTTACATACCAAGTTTTGATGATTTAGTCGATGATGTTATAGAATACTATACAAAAATTAAAG CTAGACCAGAGGCGAGGGATTTGCCGCAATTTATATTCGGACAGTCAATGGGCGGAGCAATTGCTCTTAAAGCTCATTTGAAGGAACCAAATGTTTGGGATGGGGTCATCCTTGTAGCTCCAATGTGTAAG ATTTCAGAAGGCATGTTACCGCCAACTACAATTTTGAAGGCGTTAACACTCTTGTCTAAAATGATGCCAAAGGCAAAACTATTTCCATACAAGGATCTATCTGAACTTATTTTCCGAGAACCCGGCAAGAGAAAATTG GCAGTTTACAATGTTATTTCTTACGATGATCAAACACGATTAAGAACTGGCATGGAACTCTTAAGTGCCACTCAAGATATTGAGTCACAGTTGGAGAAG GTTTCAGCTCCACTATTGATACTTCATGGAGCAGAAGATAAGGTGACAGATCCATTGGTGAGCCAGTTTCTTTACGAGAAAGCATCTAGCAAAGACAAGACACTAAAGATCTATGAAGGAGGTTACCATGGCATTTTGGAAGGTGAACCTGATGAAAGAATTTCTTCTGTCCATAATGACATCATCTCATGGCTAGACAATAGGTGCTCAAGATAA